TCCAGGCGGCCAGCTCGCCAAACGAGGTGTAGGCGTAGGTATAGGCCGAGCCGCTGACCGGAATAGTGGCCGCAAACTGCGCGTAGCACAAGGCCGAAAAAGCGCAGGCCACCGCCGTAAACACAAACAGCAGCGACACGGCCGGTCCGCCATTTAAGCTGGCCTGGCCAATGGTAGAGAAGATGCCGGCCCCGATAATGGCCGCGATGCCCAGGCCCGTGAGGTCGCGCACGGTGAGGTGGCGGGCAAGGCCGCCGGGAGCACCCCCATGGCCTTCGGCATCGGCGGGCGGATTGGCAAGAATGGCCGCGATGGATTTGCGGCGAAAGAGCGAGGAATTGGTGGGGGGCATTCGGCCAGGGGAGGATTGGGCACGCAAACTAGTAAACGCCCAAGATACGGCCGGCTCGTGTGCAATCGGGCGCGGCCCGGCATCAAGACAAAAACCACCTCTCCATTTTTTGTCTATGGCCCAGCACGCTACCCCTATCCGCATTCCGCAGCCCTGCTCCGAAAGCTGGGATGCCATGACCCCGGCCAGCGGCGGCCGTCACTGTGCTGCCTGCCGGAAAGTGGTAATTGACTTTACTCAGAAAACCGATGCTGAAATACTGGCCGTGCTCCGGCAGATAGCAGCAGGAACAACCTGCGGCCGCCTGCGTGCCGACCAGCTAAACCGGCCGCTGCTGCCTACCGTGCCCGCCTCACGTTGGCGCACGTGGCTGGGCGCGGTACTGGCCGCCGGCAGCCTACTGAGTGCAAGCCGGGCCACGGCGCAGGCGGCAACTTCTTATTACAGCGGTGGCCCGACCCCGGCCCTTGCCCCAACAGGCAGTTCAGTTTCACCGGCCGCCGGCAGCACAGCAGCTCCTGTTCCGGCTGTGCCTACAATAGCCCCAGGCGGGCCAGTACTGCTACGCGGCATCATAACCGATTTTACCACGCACGAAGGCCTGCCGGGCGTGACGGTTCTGCTGAAAGGCACGACCACCGGCACCTCGACCGATGCTAGTGGCCACTTTGCGCTGCCGTTGGCAGCGGGCACTGCTTCGGCACGGCTGACTTTCAGTTATGTTGGATATAGCTCACAGGAACAGTTGGTTATAGCTGAGAATAATCAGCTGTTGACTGTTGCGCTGAAACCCGATGTGCATGGCCTACTGGGCGAGGTAGTAGTAGCGGGTGGCATTTATTACCAGCGACCGTGGCCCTGGCACCCGCGCCGCTTCTTCAACTGGAGCAAATATTGGCTGACCAAGTCTTTTCGAGCTGGGTAAAGTAGCGTTTTTGCTAAACCTTTCGCCCCCAAAAGTCCTTTTGCCAGGGTATGATGCGACTACCCCTGGCCCTGCTGCTTTCGCTGCTGCTTTCTGCCTGCGCTTCCTTTAAGCCGGTACCCACTACCCGCTTCAACCCTACCGCCACCCGCGCCGAGCTGCCCCACGACGAGGCCGCGCACCCCAAAAACTCGCTGGAGTGGTGGTACCTCACCGGCCACCTGCGCGACCAGACTACCGGCGAAGAATTCGGCGTGGAATATGTCTTTTTTCACTTCAACCTGAAGGATGGCAAGCAGGACTACCAGATGGTGAACGTGGCCCTGACCGACCCACAGGGCCAGCAGTTTAAGTACGACTATAAGCTCGGCAAGCTGCCGCGCCTGCTCACCGACTCGCTGCCCGTGCGCCTGCGCGACCACAAGGCCGGGCAGGTCTGGAAATTTGACGGCCAGGAGGGCACTTACCAGCTGCAGGCCGCGCTCACGGGTAAGGGCAACGCGGGCTATGCGCTCAGCCTGAGTACCATGCCGGCCAAGCCAGTGCTACTGCACGGGGGCACCGGCTACGAAAACTACGGCCAGGGCATCACGGCCGGCTACTACTCGTACCCGCGCCTGACTACCACGGGCACGCTTACGGTGGGCGGCAAAACCCACCAGGTAAGCGGCGAGCTGTGGTACGACCGCCAGTGGAACTGCACCAGCATCGTGAGCAAGGACGTGGGTTGGGACTGGCTCAGCATTCAGCTCGACCAACCCCGCGAGGAGCTGATGCTCAACACGTTGCGCAATAACGCCACCGGCCAGGGCCTCAACAACGGCTCGTTTTACAGCGCTGACAACCAGAACGTGCACCTCTCGGGCACCGACTTTCAGCTTACGCCCCTCACCTACTGGACCAGCCCCGCATCCGGCAGGAAATACCCCGCCAAATGGCGCGTGCAGGTGCCCGCCCAGGGCTACGACCTGGTAGTGGAGCCGCTGGTGCCCAACCAGGAGCTGGCGCTGCGCTTTTTCCACGCCTTCACTATGTACTACTGGGAAGGCATGTGCAAAGTAAGCGGCACCCACAACGGCCAGCCCGTGACGGGCAAGGCCTATGTGGAAATTACCAATCGGTAACGTCTGAACCGCGGTTCAGACAAGCGCTCCGGCCA
The sequence above is drawn from the Hymenobacter baengnokdamensis genome and encodes:
- a CDS encoding lipocalin family protein — translated: MMRLPLALLLSLLLSACASFKPVPTTRFNPTATRAELPHDEAAHPKNSLEWWYLTGHLRDQTTGEEFGVEYVFFHFNLKDGKQDYQMVNVALTDPQGQQFKYDYKLGKLPRLLTDSLPVRLRDHKAGQVWKFDGQEGTYQLQAALTGKGNAGYALSLSTMPAKPVLLHGGTGYENYGQGITAGYYSYPRLTTTGTLTVGGKTHQVSGELWYDRQWNCTSIVSKDVGWDWLSIQLDQPREELMLNTLRNNATGQGLNNGSFYSADNQNVHLSGTDFQLTPLTYWTSPASGRKYPAKWRVQVPAQGYDLVVEPLVPNQELALRFFHAFTMYYWEGMCKVSGTHNGQPVTGKAYVEITNR
- a CDS encoding carboxypeptidase-like regulatory domain-containing protein — translated: MAQHATPIRIPQPCSESWDAMTPASGGRHCAACRKVVIDFTQKTDAEILAVLRQIAAGTTCGRLRADQLNRPLLPTVPASRWRTWLGAVLAAGSLLSASRATAQAATSYYSGGPTPALAPTGSSVSPAAGSTAAPVPAVPTIAPGGPVLLRGIITDFTTHEGLPGVTVLLKGTTTGTSTDASGHFALPLAAGTASARLTFSYVGYSSQEQLVIAENNQLLTVALKPDVHGLLGEVVVAGGIYYQRPWPWHPRRFFNWSKYWLTKSFRAG